One window of the Peromyscus leucopus breed LL Stock chromosome 17, UCI_PerLeu_2.1, whole genome shotgun sequence genome contains the following:
- the Zfp42 gene encoding LOW QUALITY PROTEIN: zinc finger protein 42 homolog (The sequence of the model RefSeq protein was modified relative to this genomic sequence to represent the inferred CDS: inserted 3 bases in 3 codons; deleted 1 base in 1 codon; substituted 1 base at 1 genomic stop codon), whose translation MKEQMKKMAETSGQKGQGEGALLGRANAEREEARQDQKTRGEPLHVTYTIHEEDMYRETNPETEEDDFPDGYIECIIRGEFSEPILEEDLLFKAFENLEEAEQDLSRHILEASSLLESSLNTXRKTKESEAKQEQPQQKVGANSQLAGFTGEEPKGGEYCGPIDECPQTGCKKKLKNKTALRKHLLIHGPXQHACAECGKAFTEGSKLKRHLLVHSGERPFQCTFEGCGKRFSXDFNLRTHIRIHTGEKPFVCPXDGCQRSFIQSNNLKLHILIHAKAGKKC comes from the exons ATGAAAgagcaaatgaagaaaatggcAGAGACGAGTGGCCAGAAAGGCCAGGGCGAAGGAGCCCTCCTCGGTAGAGCGAACGCAGAACGAGAGGAGGCGAGGCAAGACCAGAAGACAAGAGGGGAACCTCTCCACGTCACATACACCATCCACGAAGAAGACATGTACCGTGAGACAAACCCCGAGACTGAGGAAGACGACTTCCCCGACGGTTACATAGAGTGCATCATTAGAGGTGAGTTTTCTGAACCTATTTTGGAAGaggatttactttttaaagcctTCGAAAACCTAGAGGAAGCCGAACAAGACCTTTCTCGCCATATCCTCGAAGCAAGTTCGCTTCTTGAAAGTTCTTTGAATACGTGacgaaaaacaaaagaaagcgaGGCCAAGCAAGAGCAGCCTCAACAGAAGGTTGGAGCCAACTCA CAGCTTGCGGGATTTACTGGGGAGGAGCCGAAGGGTGGTGAATACTGTGGTCCTATTGATGAGTGCCCTCAGACTGGTTGCAAGAAAAAGCTGAAGAATAAGACTGCCCTGAGGAAGCACCTGCTGATTCACGGTC GACAGCACGCGTGTGCCGAGTGCGGGAAAGCTTTTACAGAGGGCTCG AAACTAAAGCGACACCTTCTGGTTCATAGTGGAGAGAGGCCATTTCAGTGCACCTTCGAAGGGTGCGGGAAGCGCTTCT TGGACTTCAACTTGCGCACCCATATCCGCATCCACACTGGTGAGAAGCCCTTCGTGTGCC TTGACGGCTGCCAGAGGAGCTTTATTCAGTCAAACAACCTGAAACTTCACATCCTCATCCATGCAAAGGCAGGGAAGAAATGCTGA